In one Thermococcus sp. 2319x1 genomic region, the following are encoded:
- a CDS encoding 6-pyruvoyl-tetrahydropterin synthase-related protein — MLKIRSTKLREIPFILSVFLLSLVVLRGFLSPGYPPSWGGDSYGHLFKIWKLIHGYKPWIADWYGGYPFLRFYPPLAYFIGVFFGKITSSTVLGYKFTVLFSILLGAISARLLLRELGFSDASSYLAGIVYAFSIYHLRVLAPEGNFPRFVALNVAPLFLLAFLYVTRRNWKYSILSGLFLAIVGLTHHTLFVSFGLPALFMIPYLWITRKENIRGIAIKTAIASTVAFSISAFWVVPFLLEKNNAHFLNENSIEYLFKFQSVKLEDFLFPTSPWSFYQGVAFYLGIAGVVLLLLKREKPEKALGAGLLGASLTALLLSLGYYGPTPFLNRLPLLNMIPPYRWLDSLSLVGAIGMGVLFEVLGESLSQKIEINAARKSIVVGIFLVFLVILSLSDVRLQTDSLKAEDFPGDYLAVLNYMGNDNSTGWRFYQAGLEITQGSRVSWAPALAGKPALEGWYRQGDPAYPQHSYLNYAIENEPGFAEKALRAYSIKYILTDEHYKGYSAIVKNLKDFGFEEVYSSGSFHLYRWSNFTFLQPKSSVLVVGSWPFDLGVSYEKAEYVDDYADRLNEYSVVILNAYKYRDPLVWVDLEEYVKNGGTLVLNTFLSPDAEATRFGVKSVIVRILGRANLSSSIYNVSAFSNFTYEGQPWTATAYEGDLISLIKLGNYAMLGYKDYGSGRVYFIGLNLPYHSAYTGNEYEAEIIRELLKDYIKPPKVSYAIIEMEDCYIKLGFNLSRSSTVIVSENYYPHWKAYVDGKEVEIKKNEEFGLIEVALTAGNHVLELKFEDPFLLLRYVSVVALIVVVLILGIPERWIKASKKAKNEGTQIKEMPK, encoded by the coding sequence ATGCTTAAAATCAGGAGCACTAAACTTCGAGAGATTCCTTTTATACTGTCTGTTTTTCTCCTCTCCTTGGTGGTGTTAAGGGGCTTCCTCTCCCCCGGCTATCCTCCCTCATGGGGCGGCGATTCTTATGGTCACCTCTTCAAAATCTGGAAGCTCATACATGGCTACAAGCCCTGGATTGCGGACTGGTACGGTGGTTATCCGTTCCTCCGGTTTTACCCGCCGCTTGCATACTTCATCGGTGTATTTTTTGGAAAAATAACTTCGTCTACAGTTCTCGGGTACAAGTTCACCGTGCTGTTCTCGATCCTCCTTGGGGCAATCTCCGCGAGGCTTCTCCTCAGGGAGCTTGGTTTTTCTGACGCTTCATCTTATCTGGCTGGAATCGTCTATGCGTTCTCTATCTACCACCTGAGGGTTCTCGCGCCTGAGGGGAACTTTCCAAGATTCGTTGCCCTGAACGTTGCACCCCTGTTCCTTTTGGCGTTCCTCTATGTAACCCGCAGAAACTGGAAATACTCCATACTCTCCGGACTGTTCCTGGCCATTGTGGGACTTACACACCATACGCTCTTCGTGAGCTTTGGCCTGCCCGCGCTCTTCATGATACCCTACCTCTGGATAACGCGAAAGGAGAATATCAGGGGGATAGCCATCAAAACCGCCATAGCTAGTACCGTCGCTTTCTCAATTTCGGCCTTTTGGGTTGTTCCGTTTTTGCTGGAAAAGAACAACGCTCATTTTCTGAATGAGAATAGCATTGAGTACCTCTTTAAGTTCCAGAGCGTTAAGCTGGAAGACTTTCTATTTCCCACCTCCCCATGGTCGTTCTACCAGGGAGTGGCTTTCTATCTGGGAATTGCTGGTGTTGTACTTCTCCTACTGAAGCGGGAGAAGCCTGAGAAAGCGCTTGGAGCGGGCCTGCTTGGGGCTTCTCTTACAGCCCTACTGCTTTCGCTTGGCTATTACGGCCCCACGCCTTTTCTAAACAGGCTTCCCCTTCTCAACATGATTCCTCCGTACAGATGGCTCGACAGCCTTTCGCTCGTCGGTGCAATTGGAATGGGGGTTCTCTTCGAGGTTCTTGGTGAGTCCCTCTCTCAGAAAATCGAAATCAATGCGGCTAGAAAAAGCATAGTGGTGGGGATTTTCCTCGTGTTTCTCGTTATCCTATCCCTATCAGACGTCAGGCTTCAAACCGATTCATTAAAGGCCGAGGACTTTCCCGGTGATTACCTTGCGGTTCTTAACTATATGGGAAACGACAACTCGACAGGCTGGAGGTTCTACCAAGCGGGCCTTGAAATAACCCAGGGCTCGAGGGTGTCCTGGGCACCTGCTCTTGCTGGTAAACCCGCCCTCGAAGGGTGGTACCGGCAGGGAGACCCAGCCTATCCCCAGCACAGCTACCTCAACTATGCCATCGAAAATGAACCCGGCTTCGCTGAGAAGGCCCTCAGAGCATATTCCATAAAGTACATCCTAACGGACGAACACTACAAGGGTTACAGCGCCATAGTGAAGAACCTGAAGGACTTCGGCTTTGAGGAGGTCTATTCCTCCGGTTCGTTCCACCTCTACCGCTGGAGCAACTTCACCTTCCTCCAGCCAAAATCAAGCGTCCTCGTTGTTGGAAGCTGGCCCTTTGATCTGGGAGTTTCTTATGAAAAGGCCGAATACGTGGACGACTACGCAGACAGGCTGAACGAGTACTCCGTAGTAATCCTCAACGCTTACAAGTACCGCGATCCTCTGGTCTGGGTCGATCTTGAGGAATACGTTAAAAACGGTGGAACTCTCGTGCTGAACACTTTTCTAAGTCCAGACGCCGAGGCAACCCGCTTCGGTGTGAAGTCGGTTATAGTCAGGATTCTCGGAAGGGCAAACTTAAGCTCTTCTATCTACAACGTCTCTGCCTTCTCGAATTTCACCTACGAAGGCCAGCCGTGGACCGCCACAGCCTACGAAGGCGATCTAATCTCCCTGATAAAGCTCGGGAACTATGCCATGCTCGGGTATAAAGATTACGGCTCCGGTAGAGTTTACTTCATCGGCCTAAACCTGCCATACCACTCGGCTTATACCGGCAACGAGTATGAGGCAGAGATCATTAGGGAGCTTTTAAAGGACTACATCAAGCCGCCGAAGGTTTCCTACGCCATTATTGAGATGGAGGATTGTTACATAAAGCTGGGCTTCAACCTCTCGCGCTCCTCTACAGTCATCGTTAGCGAGAACTACTATCCACACTGGAAG